AAGTTTTTTTTaattctcactaatttttttttctaaattctaTTGGGTTCTCACTATTTTTTCTCCATTTTTCCAAACACACTGAATTCTTGAGAACCCACAAACGTGAGCTGGATCCGCCCCTTAAAGTAAATGAAATGAAGTGTCTTCTTCACTGTTCTCAAGTGATTTAGTAGTAATTATAACTTGGAGTTtaagggtcaagttattctacaaaggctcctaattataagaagtgtaagaaagatttatagagtgacaagtgtccaataacctaaaattaaacccactacatcactacccaaaacctaaacacccaccccccatcccaccccaccaccacccaaaaacctaaacccctcacccccccaccccacccccaaaaaacctaaaaaaaaaaaaactaaacacccacccccaccaaAAAACCTAGAGTTTTTTCCTAAAATGGTGTTGGTGGAAAagttatttaccaaaatgggtgatttgaaaaataattaccaaaatgaGTGTTTTTCTATATTTCTTCATTTTTAACTAATCTACTATAAGTCTTCTATTTTTATTTAATCAACCTATCACATTTATATTCTTTTCTTCAATGTAACTCATTATATAGATTTTTTAACCAACTTATtagttattatattttttttttatataatgaaACCCAGGTTAAAACAAATTAAAATCGTTGAATtcattttattattaaatgctaatACCCCTCATTTACTATTCTAAAATCGTTGAattcattttatttttaaatgCTAATACCCCTCATTTACTGTTCTAATTTAATATTTTCAGGGTAATTTTTCATTTACTATTGTCTGCGTAATTTATTACCAATTAAAATGAAAACCCATAATATAGTGTTTCCTAAAGTTACATAAATTTTATTATCGGGAAAAATATTTACGAAGATTGATTGGTTCGTAATTTCATTGGCCAACTcgatacttattattattattgttgttattattattattattattattattattattattaacttatTTTTAAATGGTCAGGAACAACATTTATTTCAATTTCGgttaatgtaaacatgaacaCATGTCTTGTTTACGAAAAAGAAAACCATGTTTGTATTCAATTTtttgttcggttaaagttaaataaatgaacatgaacGTGTTACTTTAGTGTTCGTTTACATCTCTACACTTATAGGAGTAAGCTTTATATTAGAATGATTTAGCTTATATAAATgtaaaaagaaataaaagaaaaggtattaagaaaaaaaagaattgtattttggttagttaaaaagtaaataaaatataaagagtaattgtttggagaaaaataaattaaaaacatattaggttaactgaaaaaaagtaaaaaatataacggattaattaataataaagaaATAAGAAAAAACACTCATttgataaatattttttaaatcacccattttggtaaatatttttttcaCCCTCACCAATTTAAGAAAAACGTCATTGCAAAacacctattttggtaaatatatttCAAATCATccattttggtaaataaattTTCCACCAACACTCTTTTGGGAAAAAactccaaaaacctaaacccccacccccaccccctcggcaaaaaaaaaaaaatttttttttgggtaggtgatgGGGGAGGGGGTGgaagtttaggtttttgggtggtggtggatgtttaagtttttttttttttttttttttttttttttgtagtgggtttttttaggagCATTTGTACCATTCTTACAATTAgaatcctttgtatttgatcctaatcctagaGTTTAATATTAAGACCAAAATTGAGATAATAAATTGTCTTTATTCTGATTGTCCGAACAAGTGGAACTTTACATCAATGTTACTCAAATAATTGGCTCACCATCAAAACACGTCTTGATCTTCGAGTCATAAATTAGAAGGCTTGACTCAGTCAGTACATAATTTAAAAGGGCTTGACTCAGTCCATAACCAGTAATGGTATTAGAACTTTTCTATTGACAAGTTATAATATAAGTATTTCCTGTTTCAACTACTAGCAACATTTATGCGGTGTATTATAGTGAACAAGAATCTTATACTGTAACGTCTTAGGTAAATTCATATCAGTCGTTGATACAAAAGATACGGGCCTAATAAGAAATGTTTGATCTCAAATATGATCAACGCGTTTGAACGTGTTCACCGAAGGTTCACCATCATGACACCGTCGCTGTTGTCGCCACGTTTCAGTGGTGGTTTTGTTGTTTGGGAATTTTTGCCTGAGAAGAGAGAGAAcgggaagagagagagagagagagagaaaggggaaGGGGAGAGGGAAGATAGAGTAGCGGTGACCAAAGGGTCACCACCATGGCCACCACAGTTTTTTTGTTCGTGATTTGTTCCGATTGACCTATTTGGGAAATCATCCTCTCTTGATACGTGTTTTCTATCTTTATACCTTAGCCCTCCTAAAAAAGAGGTCGGGGCGGTGACCGGAGGGTCACCACCGGTGGATTCAGACCGTCTTGGCGGCCATGATTTTTAAACCCTGCGATGATGTTGGCTTGCTACCCGGTATGGCAACTTCGATTGCAACCGTCACGCCACTGAGTGGGTTCAACGACGATGATCTTTTCAGATCTGAGTCGATTTGTATTGGTATTTTCGTTTTGCTTTATGAGATTAATTAGATAATTGTGTTAGTAGCGGTGGTCATGTTGTTGTTGGTGGTGataagactagtgggtatggtttggctcatccccacggggatgagcctccacgtaggcgccacgtagaCGGCTCGTGGGGGATGAGCCAAATGAGGGATGGAgggggatggaggatggggccccacctcattattttataattttctattGTTTAATTTAATAACCAAGGTAATAAaaagtttataaaatttaaaaaacaccacatcaaacaacataaataatttcattccataaaaaaaaaaaattacattccctaaaaaaaaaagaaaccgaaaaaaaaaaattacatttcctaaaaaataaaaaagaaaccgaaaataaaaaataaaaaaaattacgtttcctAATGCCTACGACGTCCATTTTTTTTTCACCTCTTCCTTCATCCTCCGATAAACCTCACGTTCATCCTCCGGAACCGAGTCGAGATCCAACCGCATAATCCTAAAATCTTCCGCTCGAGCATAGTCGGACGACACGGTTTTCTTGTGACTatacttcttcatcatcatcttcaagttGAACCGGGGGTTGCGATTGGGATTGTAGTTGTTCAAACGTGTTGCGTTGCATGATTTGTTGGAGCGCTTGATATTGTTGAACTTGTTGTAGTTGAGACATTTGTGAGAAGGCGTTGGGTGtttgttggaaacccgaaaacgGAAATGGCGAAGCCCCCCACGAAGGATCCATAGTCGGAGTGTAAGCGGGACTAGAAAAAAAATTAGGTTGGTTCGGATTTGGATTATTCGGGTTGGGGTTGttcgggttggggttgtttgggttgaatggattcatgtttgggagagaatggtataaaaaatatagagtttttttataaaaaaggatGAGAAATGGAGAAGAATGGGAGTAGAATGAGAGAAATTGGTTTAAAAAAGGTGTGGGATTATGGTATTTATTTAAAaggaaattgatttttttttttttttattaaactagCCGTTTAATAACGGTCGGATTTTTTGAATGAGGCTCGGCCCACCCGGCTGTGGGTGGCCGATGTTGATGGAAGCCGGaccaggggggcggtgtgggggtccggcgccgggccaagccggcccccatacccactagtctaatGGTGGTGGTTGTGTTAACAGTAGCCGTGAAAAGGCAGGCTTTTTTTATGTTTGTGTTGAATAGTACAGGCTGTGTATATGTTGATTTGATGGGGATTTGAAACAATGTCCGACAATGATGGTTGCTTGCTACTTGGCGTGGCAACTCCGTTTGCAGCTGTACCAGCGCTGAGTCGTATTTGGCGATGATGAAGTGCCATTCTGAGCCTTTTCGCTTTGTCACGAGTCGAATGGTTTTGTAGTTTCTGTTTTATATAGGCCTTTTCGCTTTTTTTATCCATCAATAAGTTATTTATTTAGAATGTTGAAATACATATGTACAGGTTATATATGTTTTGTTCATCTTATTCTTATGTATATTTCTTTTATAATGCCATTACACTTACATTTGgttatttattaatatattagACTATCCTATTTTCATGAGATTTGTTGTGGGAACACATGAATAGTTGAATGGCTAATGATTTATTTGTCATTTATGGGTCAAAGGTATGTCATGAGATGCAAATGAATGACCAATTTAGTGGTTTTTCTAATTTTCATGGACCAGGTTAGTAGTTCACTACCGTTTCTATATTGCATATATATGCAGTGCAATTTATATGGTAGTATAGTTAGCCTATTTATGCTTAAAAAGTGACTAACATGAATGTTATGGTGATATTGATTGTTTAACTATGTATTCGACTATTCGTTGAGATAATATTGTGTTGAATGATACACTAATAATGTGAATAGGAAATTCATAAGAAAGAGAATATTATTTTTTATGTGCAAAAATTTCATGTTAGAATGAAACTTATGTAATCACCTTAtactaaaaaagaaaaaagaaaatccTAACATACTTCTAACATGTTAGAATGAAACATATGTAATCACCTTACAGGGAAAAACATGTATTTAAACCAGAGCCCTCGGTTCCATGAGGACTCTCACATCATGATTGTGCAGAGATATAAAGCCAGTAACATACTTCTTCTTGATGACAATTTTTCAACAAAGAATTGGAGATTTTGGGCTGGCCAGATTCTTCGTTAAGGATTCAGCTTATGTGAGCACCACATTAGCTTAGTAGCTGGAACATATAAgttcttatataaatataatatcaACGTATAATTATCATAATGTCCTTGCTTTGTGATCTGTATAGGATATTCAATTTTGTGGTTTTAGTGCTTAAAATCATTAGCTAGATGGAGAATACCAAACTTAGTTTACCATTAGAAATGCAATAGCTTCCCAAATATGTAGGACCCAATCCCATTTGCATATTTAATTTTAATCTAAAGCAACAAAATGAGATCTTtatttattttgtcattttccttgAAAATAGGCATAAAAGTTGTATGAAAGATCAAGAATGAAGAGTGAAGGTTTTGTTTAAAGGGATGTTATGCAAACGATTTGGGTAGCTCTATTGTGCGTTCGGTTGTTCAGCCTCATGCTAACTTAAGGCCACCAATGCCAGAGATTGTATCTATGTTATAACATGGAAGGTGGAAATGGTCAAAATGAATGAGAAAGGATCTTGGGAAGCCATCTCTGATTATTTCCCTTCTCCACTCGAAACTGAATCACCCAACTTGACTCAACCTCCAAACTCTTGCAGCAAGGAAAGAGGGAATGAAAGCATGGCAGTTAAAAAACACTAATTGATTGCAAGGTACCGATCCGTGTGTTAATACAAGTAGGCATTGTTCCACGTTATCCCATGCGTTGATTTGCTTTTTCTAGACGAACATTTCAAGTAAATAGTATGTGTATGTGAAGaaagttttaatttcaaaatGTTTCCTCCTTTAAATTCCATATTTGTGTAGATAAATTCATCTTTTGGTTGATTACCTTGAGATGATCCATACAACGTGTTGTCTGTTTGATTGATTATCATGACATGAACAAGTTCTAATGCTCATTTATGAGCTCACAGTTTGATTCAGTATTTGGTTTCTCATTTTAATTCATCATTTGTTTTGATCAAGTATTTTTATTGCTATCGCTTCTTAAATCGTAAAAAAAGTTATGTCGCATACGTGGGTACAACTATTTCATAAGAGGTAGAAAGGGAGAGAAAAATCGTTGCTTTGAACTTGTGTAAAGGCCGATTAACCCGCTGGCGCCGCCGCGAAGCGCGGGCGGAAAAAGTCCTAGTTCTTGTAATTCTCAACATATTTCATGATTTTGATTTAAACACTCTCTATATGTATATATTCTTCATAGCCATAGCAACTACACTTCAACTACCCAATATTTATTGCACTCGACTCGAATGCTATTTAAATATTAGATGTAATATTTTGTACACCATCAACAGCCCACAATCTCTTATCAACCTTTTCTAGAATTGCTAGGTGACAAGGTATTTTGACGAGTTGGATTGAtatagtttatttatttatttattttagtataaTACATGCTTGgattatttttagttttatatcACCGGTCACCATCCTTCTTTATAAACTACAAACTGATTATCAAAAATCAGACTTGTATTTATAGTGTTTGTATTTTAACACTcgcatgtttttttttctaactacTAAGTTACTCCTAAATACTCATATAGTAGGATCAGTGGCGAAGCATGAATTTTTCAGCCAagggggcgaaaacgtatatacccaaaaaaatctatagaaccgggggggcgaaaacgtatatacccacaaatttctatacgaaaactacgtatataacactactgagcgaaaaattcgggggggcgggcgcccctccccgcccctctTATCCTTCGCCCCTGAGTAGGATATATATCTTACAAAATTTGAACCTTCCACCATGAAGAGGAGCCACCTTATCACCATACCATGTCCCTATCTGACTTTTTTTTAAAGCAGCCTTATATTAACAAGAACCAGGCCAACATGCCATACAACCAAGCAAATTATTATATTACACACAGAAGCTAAAGTCTAGCCAGCTACCTAAGGGATACGACACCATGAAGAGATCCACTGTCTTCGTTAGCAGCCGATTAAGATGAAGATGCCAACAAAAAACGTTCACTTTTTTAGGAAGCCAGTTATTCCAAATACCCACATCAATACTCGAGGATGAAGATGCGGAACCGAGAAGACAACGCATAGATTTTACTGAGAACCAACCATCAGAACTGGGCGCCCAAATCCAAGTATCAGGCCGAGAGCTAAGCTGAACCGAAGACAAGAGCGCGACACAAGCTTGAAGTTCGTTGAGCTCCGAATGACTAGAGGGTTGGGCACTCCAGTCCCAGGTTAGCTGCAGAAGGGCATTCGAAAAGTCCAACTGATCTTTAATGTGACATAGTTTGAATCGATCGAGCTTGAAAATTGAAGCAAACAACGATTTAAGTCTAGAATCCCCAACCCAAACATCCAACCAGAATCTAATCGAAAACCCATCACCCGGAAGCACTTTAATAAGGTTGCCTAGAGATAAATTTCTAGGCCTGAACACGCAGTCCAGTTTTATGATGTTACTCCACACACCCGTTCGACCCGATTTTGCTGGAAGAAATTCTCAGCGCCTAGGAGAAAAATGTAAACCATGAACAACCTTTCACCAAAACCTGTTTTGCTCAGTTTGAAGCTGCCAGCCCCACTTAACAAGAAGACTTTAGTTAAAATCCAGCAATGACCTCAACCCGAGACCAACCGCATTCAAAGCACGAGTGACATTTTGCCATTTTACCCAAGCCAGCTTGGACCTTTCCATAGAGCttccccaaaaaaaaaaattgcgtCTAAGTTTTTCATGCTTGTCAATAACACTGAAAGGAGCCCTGAACATTGAGAAATAGCAAGTAGGTAAACTATCAAGAACTGACTTGATAAGTGTGAGCGGTGAGCCTACCCCTGACCGATAGGGTGGAGGCCTTCCATTGCGAAACGCGCCTCTCAAAAAGTTCTATAACCGGACCCCAGTTGAAAATTTTGTTCATGTTCACGCTAACCTTGATACCAAGATAGATAAAAGGAAAAGCTCCAGCTTGGCATCGCATAACGGCAGCCAAACGGTCAACCTCAGCCACATGGACGTCGACCCCATATAAACAAGATTTTCGAAAATTGAGATTGAGCCCCGAAACAACGGCAAAGCATCTCATGATCCTCCTAATATTCAAAGCATTTATGTCAGACCAATCACCCGCAATTAAAACATCGTCTGGGAATATGAGGTTGGAGATAGTGGGGCTGTCATTTGGTATAGATATACCATTAATAAAATCGACCTCCGATGCACTCATCAAGAAGGACGAGAAGGCTTCCATAGCAAGTATGAAGATGAAGGGGGAAAGAGGGTCCCCTTGTTTGACCCCCATCCCCCTCTCGAAACTGAACTTGCGGGTAGGAGACCCGTTTACAAGGACCAAGGCACGGGAAGAGACAAGGATGCCTTTGACCCACATTCACCAACAAGCTGGGAATTGAATTTGTTCAAGGACGAAATCAATGAAGGCCCATGAGATTAAGTCAAAAGCCTTATTGAAGTCAACCTTGAAGAGTAATGCCGATGACTTCCTTTGTTTGACCCAAGAGAGGATTTCGTTGATTATCATAAGACCATCCAAATGTTGTGGTTAGAAAAAGGTTGATTGCTCTTCGGATATGACCGAGTTAATGACTCGCTTGAGTCTATTTGCCAAAACCTTTGAAATATTTTTTTCTTATGCATCCTATTAAGCCAATGGGTCTGAAGTCATTAAGACATGTTGTCACGCCCCAACCGATGgaggaaacatcggagtgagacgaaatagattgatcgagacatcataacactaatattttttacaagtatttaaataataaatttcattccatttctaaagaGTCAATTACAAGGATTTGAAACAAATACAACATGAACAATGAAATACGATACAATAAGAGTACAAAATTTAaaggagttaattactgttttcgtccttatggtttgtcaaaaatcactatttcagtccactagtttaaaaattgcgattttagtccccgtggtttcactttcataaccatttcagtccacctcgtaaccatttcagtccctgtacttacagaataaatggattgaaatggttacgaaagtgaaaccacagggactgaaatggttacgaaagtgaaaccacagggactgaaatcgcaatttttaaactaatggactgaaatagtgatttttgacaaaccacagggacgaaaacaataattaactcaaATTTAAAAcatgtatctaagcatcctactagattccatgcatcaccaACATCATCGTTAAACCtacaacatgttttaaaagcgtagttcaatacaaaaagtattggcgagtatacaagtttggtgtGTAGTATATAAGTATAAAGATGATAaggaacaatccacatggcaaacctagttatcaagattaacgtataaacTGGCATGTGATTTACAAGTCagccctctgtttacgcaagtatgaatgaataaacctaacatgacctctcgttcacgggtggtgcgttactcctatagggctatacatgttaagtggaggctcgtacgaagctaatgacaagttcatcacaaaagaatcacccagaaaacacgaatcaagcataacaaatagtgagcatgtattggattgtttgtttatgtatttgcataagaatatgtatactaagtgtgttttgtatataaaaacattttacacccaaaagtgtgaaaacggtaaaacgggtcaagtatactcacaaaattgctaagtcttccgattatccaagtgttgacgagtgtaTGAGATTGGGAGgacgaatgtataagggttaaagttcaaggtatgtttagagtcgagattcagAATTTAAAAAGGAATATGGAAAGTACATATGCAAAAGTAATCATCTAGTCATATAATATTtgcttgacactatgaaacccaaTGGGTTAGAATGCTTTCATGGGTAAAttacccattagaatcataacaagttattaagtcttagatgatgtaatctaatactttgacaaatgaacacAAATTCATCATCAAAGGTTCGATTATTTGGATAAcatataagtattatataatgTTCATAATGTCATAtaggtcaagcatgaggtaggaggatgaatcccccatttaggtacctctttgtttatcatagaagtcatgtaggatgTAGGGAGAACAAGTctttcatttaggtacctcttggTTCTCAGCACTACACTTGATGTTATAaacattcaaggagggtcatgaatatACAATAAGAATGGAAATAATTACAACTAATCtaagaaatcatcaagtaatgtgtggatttttagtaggatagcccaagcttgtcctataatcacacaaacatcaagcttcaagcttgaacactacttgtgggtaaaaccctaaacaaaacagaaagtttgtgaagTTTACACCTCTGATTttacatgtctcaaccttgtttttaagcccaaacAAACCATAGATGTAGTtatgagcataaggacataggtttgagatgagataactcaagtttaatcaagtttaatcaagtttaacaaAGATGGAATCAAAAACAGAAAGATCAGTCAAatttggagcctttttggtgacattccagaccttggttttccatggaaaacctatggaaatgttcctaaggtcaatccaagcaagtaggaaaaagagtCAAAGCAAatggttaagaaatgagtgaggtATGCTCACTTTTGTAAGATGTGATGAATCTGTTCAAACTCCTGATTTCAGCTACGATTTTGAGTGTTTGAGAGTGAATGAAGAGTG
This is a stretch of genomic DNA from Helianthus annuus cultivar XRQ/B chromosome 16, HanXRQr2.0-SUNRISE, whole genome shotgun sequence. It encodes these proteins:
- the LOC110919174 gene encoding uncharacterized protein LOC110919174, whose product is MGVKQGDPLSPFIFILAMEAFSSFLMSASEVDFINGISIPNDSPTISNLIFPDDVLIAGDWSDINALNIRRIMRCFAVVSGLNLNFRKSCLYGVDVHVAEVDRLAAVMRCQAGAFPFIYLGIKVSVNMNKIFNWGPVIELFERRVSQWKASTLSVRGRLTAHTYQVSS